A window from Anser cygnoides isolate HZ-2024a breed goose chromosome 1, Taihu_goose_T2T_genome, whole genome shotgun sequence encodes these proteins:
- the LOC106031049 gene encoding protein mono-ADP-ribosyltransferase PARP12-like, producing the protein MALSAQALRVLCASGGSLELSELRQQLPGRPRAEQLEAVLRDTERFTLLRRPAEEAAETEEVVVVVATSALRLCPEHGAGCQGRCGRLHLCKYHLKGLCRNQQARKECKFVHDFYSDHNHRVLKQYGLENFSSNELHQLLLQNDPSLLPEVCLHYNKGDGPYGSCTFKETCAKLHACQYFLRGQCRFGSSCKRSHDLLKSECYKKLKRQGISPDIIQKLPSIYRNMYAIQNSNGSVYGIEDNKSSPSKERKHSSSQESSSTNNDESEQICLYHLYKSCGFKDKCIRTHFHLPYRWQVFDGNTWKDFKNMEEIEKAYCDPNNIRCSNVVTESGSVLSCISFLNMYCGFGKVRRLSTASSVTKPPHFILTTEWIWYWKDEYGLWKEYGKKDDDHAAATVSSDDLEKAYIAKSSPKLHFKAGKHEYELNFGAMIQKNLRYTTEREVCRRPKFVCQTEVEKARARGFKRTEEFKGIPAHWDKSALPDLGFKLIDLDSSSDEYKKVKADFQRTMPKTIIKRIRRVQNPSLWELYQWQKEQMQKSNGGKTDERFLFHGTSKKHIDAICQQNFDWRICGLHGTVYGRGSYFARDASYSDNYCREDSSSKTMFLARVLVGEFTLGNSSYVRPPLKDDQNFYDSCVNNFSNPSIFVIFEKQQIYPEYLIEYVDQISARLW; encoded by the exons ATGGCGTTGTCCGCCCAGGCGCTGCGGGTGCTGTGCGCCAGCGGCGGCAGCCTGGAGCTGAGCGAGCTCCGGCAGCAGCTGCCGGGCCGGCCCAGGGCCGAGCAGCTGGAGGCGGTGCTGCGGGACACGGAGCGCTTCACGCTGCTGCGGCGGCCCgcggaggaggcggcggagacggaggaggtggtggtggtggtggccaCCAGCGCCCTGCGGCTGTGCCCGGAGCACGGCGCGGGCTGCCAGGGGCGCTGCGGGCGGCTGCACCTCTGCAAGTACCACCTGAAGGGCCTCTGCCGCAACCAGCAGGCCAG GAAGGAATGCAAGTTTGTTCACGACTTCTACTCAGACCACAATCACcgtgttttaaaacaatatgGACTTGAGAATTTTAGCAGTAATGAACTTCATCAGCTTCTGCTTCAAAACGATCCCTCCCTCCTACCAGAG GTCTGCTTGCATTACAACAAAGGTGATGGACCTTATGGATCTTGTACTTTTAAAGAGACCTGCGCCAAGCTGCATGCTTGCCAGTACTTTTTGCGGGGACAGTGCAGATTTGGCAGCAGCTGCAAGAGATCCCATGACTTGTTAAAGTCAGAATGTTACAAGAAACTGAAGAGACAGGGAATAAGCCCAGACATTATTCAGAAACTACCCTCCATTTATAGGAATATGTATGCCATACAAAATAGCAATGGAAGTGTGTATGGCATAGAAGATAACAAGTCTTCACCAAGCAAAG agagaaaacacagctcTAGCCAGGAGTCTTCATCTACAAATAATGATGAATCAGAACAGATCTGTTTGTATCATCTGTACAAAAGCTGTGGTTTTAAAG ACAAGTGTATCAGAACTCATTTTCACTTGCCATATAGATGGCAGGTCTTTGATGGTAATACCTGGAAGGACTTCAAGAATatggaagaaatagaaaaagcatACTGTGACCCCAATAACATCAG atgTAGTAACGTGGTTACTGAAAGTGGCTCTGTCTTGTCCTGCATCTCATTTCTTAATATGTACTGTGGGTTCGGAAAGGTTAGACGTCTTTCTACAGCCTCCTCTGTGACTAAACCCCCTCACTTCATTCTTACAACAGAATGGATCTGGTACTGGAAAGATGAATATGGTCTGTGGAAGGAGTATGGAAAGAAA GATGATGATCATGCAGCTGCCACTGTCTCCAGTGATGACCTGGAGAAAGCTTATATAGCCAAAAGTTCTCCAAAGCTGCACTTCAAAGCTGGAAAACATGAATATGAACTCAATTTTGGAG ccatGATTCAGAAAAACCTTCGCTATACAACAGAGAGAGAAGTTTGCAGAAGACCTAAATTTGTGTGTCAGACAGAGGTAGAAAAGGCAAGAGCGAG GGGCTTTAAGCGTACAGAAGAATTTAAGGGTATTCCAGCTCACTGGGACAAATCCGCCCTGCCTGACCTGGGATTCAAG CTGATTGATCTTGACAGTTCTTCTGATGAATACAAGAAAGTCAAGGCGGACTTTCAACGCACAATGCCAAAAACAATTATTAAAAGGATTCGTAGAGTTCAGAACCCATCTCTCTGGGAACTGTATCAATG GCAGAAGGAACAAATGCAGAAGAGCAATGGTGGAAAGACAGATGAGCGTTTTTTATTTCATGGGACCAGCAAAAAACACATTGATGCCATCTGTCAACAAAACTTTGACTGGAGGATCTGTGGCCTTCATGGGACAGTCTATGGCAGAG GAAGCTATTTTGCAAGGGATGCATCTTATTCTGACAACTACTGCAGGGAAGACTCATCCTCCAAGACCATGTTTCTGGCACGGGTGCTGGTGGGAGAGTTCACTCTTGGTAATTCTTCTTATGTTCGTCCTCCCTTGAAGGACGACCAGAATTTCTATGACAGTTGTGTGAATAACTTTTCAAACCCTTCTATCTTTGTCATCTTTGAGAAGCAGCAGATTTATCCAGAGTATCTCATAGAATATGTTGACCAGATAAGTGCAAGATTGTGGTAG